From the Calditrichota bacterium genome, the window ATTATGTACTCCTTATCTTAATTATTTGTTTTTATAGTAATAACCATTTAGTTAATACTGTGCTAACCCATAAACCCCGCAGTTAGCGTTATGCGCAATTAGAAATTGTTAAAAAAATTAGTTGAAGCATAAGGAAACCTATACTATATTTAATTAGACGATTAAATATTTTAAGGAGGTTCTCCCTATGCTTCAAGACAATATAACACATTTTTTAGACTATTGCAAGAATTCTGATTTTTCTGAACGATCAATTGAGACCTTGTCATTCCGATTAAATGAATTCAATAAATTTGTTCAAACACATTCAATCTCTTCAATTGATAATATTAAATACCAACATCTCCTGCAATTCGTTGCTGATTATGGCACACCATCACCGTCTGTCAAGAAAGCCCGAGTGTGGAGCCTGCACCAGTTCTTCCATTACTTGAGACTGCAACAAATCATCAAAGATAACACTGCCCTTAAATTACCCTATCCCAAAATCGAAAAAAAGATCACCCAGTTCTTAACTGAGGATGAATTCAAGTGCATCCTTAACTATTTTACCCAGCAGGCAACGGACAGCCAAGGACTTCGAAATCTTTTAATGATCTTGATTATGGGACTGCTGGGACTCAGAACAGCAGCTATTGTTGCTATCAATATCCAGGATGTTGACCTGGCAGAAAGCCGATTATGGATCCAGGAAAAAGGATACTGGCAAAAAACAAAAAAGTCCATTCCATTACCGCAAGTATTATGTCAATTACTTTCTGAATATATCAAACAACTGGATGAGAAACAACAACCATTATTTTTGTCACGTCGAAAAAAACGGTACTCACCACGGTCACTGCAAAATTTATTCAGAAATGTCGCCGATCAACTGGGCATCGAGAAAAAACTCCATCCCCACCTGTTCCGGCATACCGCGGCGACTCAAATTAATCAAGTCGCCGGATTGCAAATAACCCAATGCCTGTTAGGGCATCAGAGCATTAAAAATACCAATCATTATGCACATCTCAACCCAGATGTTTATGCTGTGCACATGAAAAATCATCCCTACATGACATTTGATCTATAAACAGGAGCATATTTATGAATACGTTAATCGAACAATTTAGAAAAGAACTGATAGAAATCGCGCTTTATGCTGACGACACTGTTGCCAACTACGTCTCCTGTATTTACAAATATGTCGAGTTCATTCAAACGCATTTTGAAATAGATCACATTAAATCAACGCCAAACCATCTCAAACAATGGATGGCTCACTTGAAAAAAACTGGCGTTAGCAATAGCCGGCTCAACCATCACCGATCAGCACTGAAAAG encodes:
- a CDS encoding tyrosine-type recombinase/integrase produces the protein MLQDNITHFLDYCKNSDFSERSIETLSFRLNEFNKFVQTHSISSIDNIKYQHLLQFVADYGTPSPSVKKARVWSLHQFFHYLRLQQIIKDNTALKLPYPKIEKKITQFLTEDEFKCILNYFTQQATDSQGLRNLLMILIMGLLGLRTAAIVAINIQDVDLAESRLWIQEKGYWQKTKKSIPLPQVLCQLLSEYIKQLDEKQQPLFLSRRKKRYSPRSLQNLFRNVADQLGIEKKLHPHLFRHTAATQINQVAGLQITQCLLGHQSIKNTNHYAHLNPDVYAVHMKNHPYMTFDL